Proteins from a genomic interval of Desulfovibrio sp.:
- a CDS encoding 2-isopropylmalate synthase, with translation MNNRVYFFDTTLRDGEQSPGATMNLQEKLRVAHQLEVLGVDIMEAGFPASSPGDFESVQRIAAQAGDIQVAGLARCVPNDIDRCWEAVKVAKNPRIHVFLSTSPLHMKHKLRKEPEDVLKMIVEGVKRCASYTSNVEFSLEDFSRTEGDFACRVVEAAINAGATTINLPDTVGYAVPEEYAALIDHVIRNTPNSDKAIFSVHCHNDLGLAVANTLAAFRVGVRQAEVTLCGIGERAGNAALEEVVMNLRVRHDYFKLEHNIVTEQLYPSCRLLSMTIGQPIANNKAIVGANAFAHESGIHQDGMLKNRETYEIMTPQSVGRTESNLVIGKHSGRNAVRNKFESMGYKLDDDQLNLVFEAVKQLADRKKTLHDDDLMALVQEEVYRMPDLFRLRHVSVQSSDAGGVPPTAAVIMDIKGIERSGAGFGVGPVDALFNVIADMVGRQPELEQYAINAITGGTDAQGEVTVRLREGDISAVGRGTHPDIFVASARAYVNALNHLFKKEQEGPRLHCQHC, from the coding sequence ATGAACAACCGTGTCTATTTTTTCGATACTACTTTGCGCGATGGCGAGCAGTCGCCCGGCGCCACCATGAATTTGCAGGAAAAATTGCGTGTTGCGCACCAGCTTGAAGTGCTGGGCGTGGACATCATGGAAGCGGGCTTTCCCGCCTCCAGCCCCGGCGATTTTGAATCCGTGCAGCGCATAGCCGCCCAGGCCGGGGATATTCAGGTGGCGGGCCTTGCCCGTTGCGTTCCCAACGATATCGACCGCTGCTGGGAAGCCGTTAAAGTGGCCAAGAATCCCCGCATCCATGTCTTTTTGTCCACTTCTCCCCTCCATATGAAGCACAAGCTGCGCAAAGAGCCCGAAGACGTCCTTAAAATGATCGTCGAGGGCGTAAAGCGCTGCGCCTCTTACACCAGCAACGTGGAATTTTCCCTTGAGGATTTTTCGCGCACCGAGGGCGACTTTGCCTGCCGCGTGGTTGAGGCCGCCATCAATGCCGGCGCCACCACCATCAACCTGCCCGACACCGTGGGCTACGCGGTGCCGGAAGAATACGCCGCCCTCATCGACCATGTGATCCGCAATACGCCAAACAGCGACAAGGCCATCTTCAGCGTGCACTGCCACAACGACCTTGGGCTTGCCGTGGCCAACACCCTGGCTGCCTTCCGCGTGGGCGTGCGTCAGGCAGAGGTGACCTTGTGCGGCATTGGCGAACGCGCCGGTAACGCCGCCCTTGAAGAAGTAGTCATGAACCTGCGTGTACGCCACGACTACTTCAAGCTTGAGCACAACATCGTGACCGAGCAGCTCTACCCCTCGTGCCGCCTGCTTTCCATGACCATTGGTCAGCCCATCGCCAACAACAAGGCCATTGTGGGCGCCAACGCCTTTGCCCACGAGTCCGGCATCCATCAGGATGGCATGCTCAAGAACCGCGAAACTTACGAGATCATGACCCCGCAGTCTGTGGGCCGCACAGAGAGCAACCTTGTCATTGGCAAACACTCTGGCCGCAACGCAGTGCGCAACAAGTTTGAAAGCATGGGCTACAAGCTCGACGACGACCAGCTCAACCTCGTGTTTGAAGCCGTCAAACAGCTGGCTGACCGCAAAAAGACCCTGCACGACGATGACCTCATGGCCCTTGTGCAGGAAGAAGTGTACCGCATGCCCGATCTCTTCCGCCTGCGCCATGTGAGCGTGCAGAGCTCCGATGCGGGCGGTGTGCCGCCCACGGCCGCCGTTATCATGGACATTAAGGGGATTGAGCGCAGCGGCGCAGGCTTTGGCGTTGGCCCTGTGGATGCCCTGTTCAACGTCATTGCAGATATGGTGGGCCGCCAGCCCGAACTTGAGCAGTACGCTATCAACGCCATCACCGGCGGCACGGACGCCCAGGGCGAAGTGACCGTGCGTCTGCGCGAGGGCGATATCAGCGCTGTGGGCCGCGGTACCCACCCCGATATTTTCGTGGCCAGCGCCCGTGCCTATGTCAACGCGCTGAACCATCTGTTCAAAAAGGAGCAGGAAGGCCCACGTCTTCACTGCCAGCACTGTTAG
- the pssA gene encoding CDP-diacylglycerol--serine O-phosphatidyltransferase: MAPEVKKPRKGVYLLPNMITTLSMFLGFLSMVWAVQGRYESACFAILLSAVMDGLDGKVARLTNTASEFGVQYDSLSDLVAFGIAPGMLMWQWQLSSLGRMGIAAAFIYAACGALRLARFNVSTAAVGKRFFIGLPIPAAGCTVVTFVFCAAHFPDAMLGALPYMTLVLAIGVGVLMVSKVRYFSFKEYDFLRAHPIRTMLCFLLVLGTVVSFPRVMGFVLCAVYIVGGIVYTFVILPRRNRQLLRALSPQSD, encoded by the coding sequence ATGGCCCCCGAAGTTAAAAAGCCGCGCAAGGGAGTTTACCTCCTGCCGAACATGATCACGACGTTGAGCATGTTTCTTGGCTTTTTGTCTATGGTTTGGGCTGTGCAGGGCCGTTATGAATCGGCCTGTTTCGCCATTCTGCTTTCTGCCGTCATGGACGGGCTGGACGGCAAGGTGGCCCGCCTTACCAATACCGCCAGCGAGTTTGGCGTTCAGTACGATTCCCTTTCAGACCTTGTGGCCTTTGGCATTGCCCCCGGCATGCTCATGTGGCAGTGGCAGCTTTCGTCACTTGGCCGCATGGGAATTGCCGCCGCCTTTATTTACGCCGCCTGCGGCGCGTTGCGCCTCGCAAGGTTCAACGTAAGCACGGCTGCTGTGGGCAAGCGCTTTTTCATCGGTCTGCCCATTCCTGCGGCAGGCTGCACGGTGGTTACCTTTGTTTTCTGCGCCGCGCATTTTCCCGATGCCATGCTTGGGGCCCTGCCCTACATGACCCTGGTGCTCGCCATCGGCGTTGGGGTTTTGATGGTCAGCAAGGTGCGTTACTTTTCCTTTAAGGAATACGACTTCTTGCGCGCCCACCCCATCCGCACCATGCTCTGCTTTTTGCTTGTGCTCGGAACGGTTGTTTCCTTTCCGCGCGTCATGGGTTTTGTGCTTTGCGCCGTCTATATCGTGGGCGGCATTGTCTACACCTTCGTTATCCTTCCCCGCCGCAATCGTCAGCTACTACGCGCCCTATCGCCCCAGAGCGATTGA
- a CDS encoding phosphatidylserine decarboxylase family protein: MRTPNCGITPEGWPCIGLTALSALVFACMGWWPLAVVFLALCWFSMHFFRDPERVVPQGEGLAVSPADGKVIRIEERPDPFTDEPKLCVSIFMNVFSVHVNRAPVAGTIEGIKYFPGAFVNAAFDKASTHNERCAYSMRDEQGNPWTMVQIAGLIARRIVCRVDEGEALARGQRYGMIRFGSRVDLYLPQGYVAATRIGEQVFAGQTVVARAK; the protein is encoded by the coding sequence ATGCGTACACCCAACTGCGGCATAACCCCCGAGGGCTGGCCCTGCATAGGCCTTACCGCGCTGAGCGCGCTGGTTTTTGCCTGCATGGGCTGGTGGCCGCTGGCTGTGGTCTTTCTGGCCCTGTGCTGGTTCAGCATGCACTTTTTCCGTGATCCCGAGCGGGTAGTGCCCCAGGGCGAGGGGCTTGCCGTCAGCCCCGCAGATGGCAAGGTTATCCGCATCGAAGAACGCCCCGATCCCTTCACCGACGAGCCCAAACTGTGCGTGAGCATCTTTATGAATGTGTTCAGCGTGCACGTTAACCGGGCCCCTGTGGCGGGAACAATAGAGGGCATCAAGTATTTTCCCGGTGCGTTTGTAAATGCCGCCTTTGACAAGGCCTCTACGCACAACGAGCGCTGCGCCTACAGCATGCGCGACGAGCAGGGCAACCCCTGGACCATGGTACAGATTGCCGGGCTCATCGCCCGCCGCATTGTCTGCCGTGTTGACGAGGGTGAGGCCCTTGCCCGCGGGCAGCGCTATGGCATGATTCGTTTTGGTTCGCGAGTTGACCTTTACCTTCCGCAGGGATATGTTGCGGCCACACGCATCGGCGAACAGGTATTCGCCGGGCAGACTGTGGTGGCAAGGGCAAAGTAG
- a CDS encoding chemotaxis protein, translating into MNRKTAACLLVLLLAASGGMGGCGPKDIGEGSSASYDSQPQGVSVEDQLRYPIYGSSNTQRMLYMQNRPDVMANVQQWRINQFRRANRFDNATDPEDPQYRAVPKQRSPFRQ; encoded by the coding sequence ATGAACAGAAAGACCGCTGCCTGCCTCCTGGTACTGCTGCTGGCCGCCTCTGGCGGCATGGGTGGTTGCGGCCCCAAAGATATTGGCGAGGGCTCATCTGCCAGCTACGACTCACAGCCCCAGGGCGTGAGCGTGGAAGATCAGCTGCGCTACCCCATCTATGGCTCAAGCAACACGCAGCGCATGCTCTATATGCAAAACCGACCGGATGTAATGGCGAACGTGCAGCAGTGGCGCATTAACCAGTTTCGCCGGGCCAACAGATTTGACAACGCAACAGACCCCGAAGACCCGCAATACAGGGCTGTTCCCAAGCAGCGCAGTCCTTTCAGGCAATAA